tagatagatagatagatagatagatagataaatagataaataaataaaaactaaaaaatctggtcatggtggcactcgcctttaatcctagcactcaggaggcagaggcaggtagatccctgtgagttgTAGACCTGGTCTGTATAGTCAGTTCTGGGATgaccaaggctatgtagagagaccttgtgtcagagagggagggggagagggagggggagagggagggggagagggagggagggagagaaggagggagggagggagggagggagggagggaaggagggaaggaggaaggaaggaaggaaggaaggaaggaaggaaggaaggaaggaaggaaggaaggaaggaaggaaggaaggaagaaaagaatattcACAGCGGGAGACAGCAGACAGGatgctcatgtctgtaatctgaACActaaggaggttgaggcaggaggattgctatgagttcaaggacatctgacagtggtggggtgggggtgaggaaatACTGGCCCGGttgcacaggcctgtaatcaaccccagctgctcaggaggctgaagcttgaggaacaaaaatccaaaccctgcctgtctcaaaagaagacatgctgagcatggtggcacacccctgtaatctcagtgcttgggaggtgaaggcaaagggtcaggagttcgaggccagcttgggatccaggagatcctgtcttcagaaagaaaggaggacactgaggaggtggctcagtcggCGGCGATCTTCCCACTCGGCTCGGAGGGCTTGAGTGCAGCCCAGGGGCCAGCACACAAAATGGACTCCCCgccctggagaggcagaaacCGGTCCTAGATCCCCGGGGCTCGAGGCCTAGCCAGCCTAGCATGATCGGCGGCTAggtaaaggggctggagagacagccaagagagcttgctcttgcagaggacctgggtttggttcccagcacccacatcgggtggctcacaaccagctgtctCTTCAGTTCCAGGAATCAtacgctctcttctggcctctgacggCACCAGTGATCTACATATGggcctggctaattttatgtcgacttgacacaaactagtgtCGTCTGGGAGGCGAGGAGACTCAGTTGAAAAAATTCCTCAGTTAGACAGGGTTGTAGGCAGACAAGTGTgtagggcgttttcttaattactgactgATGGAGGAgagccagcccattgtgggtggtgccatccctgggctggtggtcctgggttctgtaagaaaacaggctgagcaaaccatggggaagaagccagtgagcagcgcccctccgtggcctctgcatcagctcccgcctccaggctcctgccctgcctgagttcctgtcctgacttcctttgatgatgaactgttatatggaactgtgagtgaaataagcGCTTTCCTCCTCCGTTTACTTTCGGGCATCGTGTTTTGTtgaagacacacatgcaggagaAATGTTCAtacataaatgaattaaaaagactttttttttggggggggggtttcgagacagggtttctctgtgtagctttgcgcctttcctgggactcacttggtagcccaggctggcctccaactcatagagatccgcctggctctgcctcccgagtgctgggattaaaggcgtgcgccaccaccgcccggctaaaaagaCTTTTCAAAAGCCAAGCAAAGCCAGGGCTGAAGAGGGGACTCAGCAATGAAGATCCCATAGCCTGGGttagagtcccagcacccacgtgatgactcacaaccatccacaacctCAGTCCCAGGgacccaacacccttttctggcacCCGTGGGTGATACAtgcatgtgctgcacatacatacaggcaaaacacccatacataaaataaaataaaaaagcaaaaaccaagccgggcagtggtagtgcacgcctttaatcccagcatcaggaggcagaggcaggtggatctgtgaattcgagaccagcctggtctacaaagtgagtcccaggacagccagggctacacagagaaaccctgtcttgggggaaaataaacaaataaacaaaaaacaaggctGAGGGGTCCTGAGGGATACCACCAAAGGTtgaggcacacatgcagacattcGGACAAAAcccaaagtaaaattaaaatagaaattaaaagtaaGGAGAGGGCTGGAGCTAGAGCTCAGAGGTGGGACCCTTGTCCGGTatgtgtggggccctgggtgCCAACCCCAGCCACacgaggaggaaggaagggaggggcggGGCTAAGTTAATAAATGCCTATAACGTGACTCGGCACACAGAAGACCGAGTAAATGTTTAGCCTTACACTCATTCCAAACATAATTGCAGAAGGCCAAGATTATTCATGGATAAGAAAACCCAAAGTTAAAAAAACCGCAACTGGGCAGATGTGCTAATGCACACCTGTAAATGGGAGTGcaaggtcattctcaactacacagtgagttcccagCCAGACTTGTCCACATGACACtgtgtctaaaaataaaataaaataaaaagcctgccaggttggctcagcaggtaaaggcactggccaccaTCTTCAATTCatggacccatgtggtggaaacAGAGAACCAATACcttacaaatacacatacaagtaaataacaaaagcaacatttaaaaaaagatgtttaggggttggggatttagctcagtggtagagcgcttgcctagcaagcacaaggccctgggttcgatcctcagctcagaaaaaaaaaaaaagatgtttattcatgtatttacacacacacacacacacacacacacacacacacacacacacacacacacacacgctgtctCCTTgtacaccagaagaaggaatctgatctcaatacagatggttgggagccaccatgtggttgctgggaattgaactcaggacctctggaagagcagccagtgctcttaacctctgagccgtctctccaggccccaaatcaatgtttttaaaagagacagagagatggcccagtagttaagagcatctgctgctcctgcaaagaaagaacaagaaaggagaaagaagtgagGCTGAGGACTGTAACCAGGAGCTCAGACCAACAACACCAGGTCTCCTGTGCTGTGCCACACCTGACTGGGGGCAGGCCCAGGGAACAGGTGTGGCCTCAGCCTTCTGCCGCCTCAGTTCCCGGCACACTTCCTCTTGGCCCAGTCAGATCCACCTCCCAACCTTCCCAATTGCCCTCAATTGGGCATCTGAGCCCCCACCCACTACAGTAAAGACACCAAGCtgtgtttaaattttattgttcacAGTGAAGATAAGGCCTGGGACTGAAAAACTAAGTCATAAAGTTCTACACTGGGAGACCCCGTGGAGGAAGGCACTGAGGGAACCATCCCGACTCTCCATGGAGCCTTCCTCTCTCAGGATCAGGAAGGCGCTCAGAGCTTGGAGAAGGTGACACTTTTTGTGTCCTTCTTCTCCATGGCTGCCTGGACCGACTTGATGATGTCCTGGGTCTGCAGCATGCTCATGTTCCAGGTGGCCTGGATCAGAGTGTGGGAGAGACCGGCAGGGCACCAATCAGAGGAGGGCCATGCCTGTGCAGATTCCCTAGCTGATGGCTCTGGACCAGGGAGGGCCATGATTGGTGTAGGCGGGCCTTACCATGTAGTCAAGGCTCTCGTCCACAGAATGGTCTCGGGAGTAGATTAGGTTAATTTTTGACCCCTGCACAGCCACGGGGCTCTTGCTGGAAATCTCAGCTGCCAGGGCAAAGGCTGCATTCAACATGACGTCCTTATCTGGGAACACGCGGCTGCCAGGGAAGGAACAGGTAAGAGGgaccttctccctctcccctgtgGACGGCCAGGTGGCCTCAGAGAAAAGGGGAAACCCCAAACAATGGGCTCAGCCACAGGGTGATGCTCAGAGGAAGAAACAGCCGCTCTGAGAAAGGCCATTTGGACTCTGTGGTGAGGATACAGGAGACCATGGAGCCCCACCCTGGCCTGGATGGCCCTGTGTCCCTCCCTGCCACCAGCCAGTCAGGGGCCTACCTGACCAGTCCACTGTCCAGCGCCTCGTCAGCCATCATCTTCCGGGCGGTGAAGGTCAGCTCATTGACCAGGCTGCATAAGGGGGAGGGAGATCAGGAGCGGCTGTCATCCCCGGCTCTGACCCCTCCTCTCCGGGTCACTGTCACCCCTCTCACCTCTGGTTCCCGATGACCTTGGGCAGCCGCTGCAGGGTTCCCACATCGGCAGCCAGACCGATATCCACCTCCTAGAGGGCAAGAGTTATCAGTGTTTGCTCTGCGTCTGCTACTGTTTCCACACAAGCTCAGTGCACCATCATCCACTGCCTGCAGAGGATTCAGCACCCTCCAGCTCAGACACTCTCAAGATGCTGTTGCTACCTGGCCCCCCAGCTTGCTCACAAGGCCCTTTCCAGAACCCTGGGCTCTAGCCCGCCTCCTCCCCTCCCGGCACAGACGGCAGCATTCCCAGCCGTCTGTGCATGCTGCCGTCTGTGCATGCTGCCGTCTGTGCATAGACCACTAGCTCACTGGTGGAAGTGCCCAGGATGACATCCTCTACAGCCGAGCCTGCGGCCGCTTTCAGTGCTGGGCAGTGCCAACTCAGAGCTTTTTTTCCACTTgcgccctctaccactgagctacatacaccCACagcacccctaccccacccccacccttctgACACTGTCTCCCTGGGTAGCTCAGGTTGGTCTGTGTGACGGCTCCTGTTtactgtcaacctgacagaacCTAGAGATCAGCTCTGACGTgctatctttttttgttgttgatttgttttttcgagacagggtttctctgtgtagccctggctgtcccggaactccctatgtagaccaggctggcctcaaactcctgcctctgccttcgagtgctgggattaaaggcgtgtgccactccTCCAGCATGAGGGCAGTGCATTAATTGACTGCATTAACTGATGCAGTCAATGTGAGCGGGACCCTGGCCCGGGGGGCTGGGCACCAGCATGCACTGCTCTCTTCTGACGGCACTGGTAATGTGACAGCGAGTCAAGCTCTCGTTGCCTTGACTTCCCCGCCACGATGGACTGTACCTGGAACTGTGGGCTAAGATAAACCCCTTCTCTGTAAACTGCTTTTCCATTTTATCAcggcaacaggaaaagaaagcatGGCACCCTCCActcactctacagcccaggctgcctcagtctctgaggctGAGGCTTACAGGTGTGCCTCTCCATGCCCCGCCTCATAAGGTGTGGTTCTTACACCTTCTTCCAGGAAGCCCTCGGGACCAGCTGCCTTGGCCTGCACTGTCCCtgcttggggcggggggggggggggcattctgtGGCTGCCTAGCAACACAAGGGTTCCGGAAGGGAAGAGCTCAGGAAGTGCCTCACCTTGACCTGGAAGAAAGCATCCTGGGCACAGTAGCGAATGTCACAGGCAGAGATGAGGTCCACACCTGGAAGGAAAAGGCCAGGGACAGTGAATAATGACAGGAACCAAGTCCCCTCCCCAAACACGGGGACACAGCTGGGGACCAGGTCTAAAGGCAACATCTGGGCTGAGGtcactgggtgggggtgggggtggggggtgcagagGGTTAGCAGCCTCACCTAGTGGTGGCCAGCCGCTACAGACTCACCTGCACCAACGCAGCCTCCGTGAATGGCAGCAATCACTGGCTTGGGGCACTAGAATGGAAAACGAGGGTTGGGGCCAACTCTGGCAGAGGCAGGGTAGGCAGGAGGGATGCCACCCAGCCCTGAGTCACCTTCTCAATGACAGTGAAGGTTTTCTGGTATCTGCTGATGAGGTCACGGAGGTACCAGGCCATGCGCGCCACATCATCTCCTGGGGGCTGCAGGAGGCTTGCCATGTCCACGACATCAATGCCTGGTGAGAAGGCATGAGGGGGTTACTTAGCTTCCACGGCCCCAATTACTACCCCGGCCAGGGCTCAGAACCCAGGAGCTGTGGGTCCAGACACAAACATCTCCACAACAGAGAAAGAAGCTCACGAAGGTCTGGGGTACCAGGGAGTTCCTGTAGGACACCAGCTATCtacttgttggtttgttttgcttaagacaaggtttctctgtgcagctcaggctgacctcgatTTAGAGTCTCCAAGTTTCAGCTTCCCCACTGCTGGGAATGTTGGTGTTCCCAAAAAAGACATTGTCCATGACCAGTAAACTATTCCTACACAGCTAGGGGGAGCCTGGGAGCCCCGTCTTCCAGCCCACGCAGAAATATAAGAAGTCCTAGCTGGTTTGTGGTCctggaagagcacttgcctattaCTCGCCAGTGAGGTGGAGGGCATGGCTCTGTGCTAAAGTATTGGCTAAGAATTCACAgacctgggggtgtggctcagtgctggagcacctgcctagaacgCAGAAGTCTTGGGTTCATCCTCAATGTTTTAAAAACCAATccaaaagccgggtggtggtggcccacgcctttaatcccagcactcaggaggcagaggcaggcggatctctgtgagttcgaggccagcctgggctacagagtgagatccaggacaggctccaaagctacacagagaaaccctgtctcggggggaaaaaagtccaaataaagacaaaatcCTTCAACCGCATGCCtggagcccagcacttgggaagcagaggtagaaggGATTGctttaagttcgaggccagcctggtctacatactgagttccaggacagcctgggctacagagtgcaaaacagtctcaaaataaataaactaaataaaccaGAGAGCGGCAGAGATTCCTCAGGGTTAAGAACGCTTGTCGCAGACATCGCAGCAAGGCCACCTCCTCGGTCACGGCCACTCCGAGCTGCATCATGCCAcccaaggaggagaagaaagatgcTAGAAAGTGGCCAAAAGAAGACTTTGAAGACACAGCAAGCAAGTCTGGTGGCAAGGCCAAAACGAAGCGGTCCAAAGGCAGCGGTCAAGACAGGCTCAACAACCTAGTCCTGTTGGACGAAGCTCCATACGGCAAAGTCTGTGCTCTCAAGAGACTGAAGAGTGGCCGTTCCTTGGCCAGGGCAGCCCTCCAGGAGCTACTCGGTGAAAGACTTAGCAAGCTGGTCTCAGAGCACAGAGCCCAAGTCATTTCCACCCAAAACACAAAGGTGGAGATGCCCGGCTGCTGGCGAAGATGCAGGAACAGGTTCAAACAGCTGtacatttggaaaataaaactttatttaaaaacaaagaaaaaagcacctgttgctcttttgggggtgggctttgggaggtccagttcccagcattgATGTAgtcgctcacaaccatctgtaacttcttttggggggagggaagctcaagacagggtttctctgtgtagctctggctgtcctggatctcgctctgtagaccaggctggcttcgaactcagagatccgcctggctctgcctcctgagtgctgggattaaaggcgtgcgccaccgcccggcacccccaactattttattttatgtgtatgggtgttttgcctgcatgtgtgtctgtgcaccaggcACATGCCTGATGCCAATGGAGGGCAGAATGGGGTATcagatcctggaactggagttaagggcGGTTCTGAGCCACCACAGGGGCTCTGGGAGTCAAACCCCAGGACCCTGCAGGAGCAGCCgctgctcttcaccactgaacgGTCCGCCCCATGCTGtcagttcctttgtttttatctttttcgCCACCAGTGTATCCAGGCGCTTGGGGCAGGGCTAGGTATGCAGTAGGTGCTCAGTTACTGGATAATTCAGACAACACCACAATCCTTGGTCTCATGTGGAGACAGACAAGTGAATAAGAAAGTGCATTTTCAATTCAGACATGActacacaagcctgtaatcccagtactccatgAGGGTGAAGCTGGGGCGGTCTCGTGTTTAAGGTCGTTTGAGCTActaatgaaaccctgtctgaaaaagggCCGGGCAGGAGTGATAGCTCCTTGGGTAAAGTGCTAGCTACAAAAGCATGAGTAAGGGGGTTGCTCCCCAGGACCCCTGTGAAAACCGGGTGGGCACAGCAGCCACCTGTAAttgtataatttgtttttaagatttatttattattctgccagcatgtgtccctgcaggccagaagagggcaccagatctcattacagatggttgggagccaccatgtggttactgggaattgaactcaggacctctggaagagcagccagtgctcttaaccactgagccacctctccagcccctattgtttaatattttgtttgtgttctgacaattaaagcttgcctga
The nucleotide sequence above comes from Peromyscus maniculatus bairdii isolate BWxNUB_F1_BW_parent chromosome 1, HU_Pman_BW_mat_3.1, whole genome shotgun sequence. Encoded proteins:
- the Ech1 gene encoding delta(3,5)-Delta(2,4)-dienoyl-CoA isomerase, mitochondrial, with amino-acid sequence MMTVSSTLRSLLMQQLRGTTQLYGNVSLRSLSASAQEARKRAPEVSSDHNYESIQVTSAQKHVLHVQLSRPEKRNAMNRAFWRELVECFQKISEDSDCRAVVISGAGKMFTSGIDVVDMASLLQPPGDDVARMAWYLRDLISRYQKTFTVIEKCPKPVIAAIHGGCVGAGVDLISACDIRYCAQDAFFQVKEVDIGLAADVGTLQRLPKVIGNQSLVNELTFTARKMMADEALDSGLVSRVFPDKDVMLNAAFALAAEISSKSPVAVQGSKINLIYSRDHSVDESLDYMATWNMSMLQTQDIIKSVQAAMEKKDTKSVTFSKL